The following coding sequences lie in one Panicum virgatum strain AP13 chromosome 6N, P.virgatum_v5, whole genome shotgun sequence genomic window:
- the LOC120678377 gene encoding histone deacetylase 6-like — translation MAASGEGASLPSPAGGEDAHRRRVSYFYEPSIGDYYYGQGHPMKPHRIRMAHSLVVHYGLHRLLELSRPYPASDADIRRFHSDEYVAFLASATGNPGMLDPRAVKRFNVGEDCPVFDGLFPFCQASAGGSIGAAVKLNRGDADITVNWAGGLHHAKKSEASGFCYVNDIVLAILELLKFHRRVLYVDIDVHHGDGVEEAFFTTNRVMTVSFHKYGDFFPGTGHITDVGAAEGKHYALNVPLSDGIDDATFRDLFQCIMKKVMEVYQPDVVVLQCGADSLAGDRLGCFNLSVKGHADCLRFLRSYNVPMMVLGGGGYTIRNVARCWCYETAVAVGVEPDNKLPYNDYYEYFGPDYTLHIQPKSVENLNTTKDLENIKNMILENLSRIEHVPSTQFHDRPSDPEAPEEKEEDMDKRPPQRSRLWSGGAYDSDREDPDNMKSESKDLTASSKLKDEPKDDL, via the exons ATGGCGGCCTCCGGGGAGGGCGCGTCGCTGCCGtctccggcgggcggcgaggacgcgcaccgccgccgcgtgaGCTACTTCTACGAGCCATCGATCGGCGACTACTACTACGGGCAGGGCCACCCGATGAAGCCCCACCGCATCCGGATGGCGCACTCGCTGGTCGTCCACTAcggcctccaccgcctcctcgAGCTCTCCCGCCCCTACCCGGCCTCCGACGCCGACATCCGCCGCTTCCACTCCGACGAATACGTCGCCTTCCTCGCCTCCGCCACCGGGAACCCGGGCATGCTCGATCCGCGCGCCGTCAAGCGATTCAACGTCGGCGAGGACTGCCCCGTCTTCGACGGCCTCTTCCCCTTCTGCCAGGCCTCCGCGGGGGGAAGCATCGGCGCCGCCGTCAAGCTCAACCGCGGGGATGCCGACATCACCGTCAACTGGGCGGGCGGTCTCCACCACGCCAAGAAGAGCGAGGCCTCTGGGTTCTGCTACGTCAACgacatcgtcctcgccatcctGGAGCTCCTCAAGTTCCATAGG CGTGTGCTATATGTAGACATTGATGTCCACCATGGAGATGGTGTGGAGGAGGCCTTCTTCACTACAAACCGAGTCATGACAGTTTCCTTTCACAAATATGGGGACTTTTTCCCTGGTACTGGACATATCACTGATGTTGGGGCAGCCGAAGGGAAACATTATGCTCTCAATGTTCCCCTGAGTGATGGTATTGATGATGCCACCTTCCGTGATCTGTTCCAATGCATCATGAAGAAAGTTATGGAGGTTTATCAGCCAGATGTGGTTGTCCTCCAATGTGGAGCTGACTCATTGGCTGGAGACAGGTTAGGTTGTTTCAACCTGTCTGTGAAGGGTCATGCTGACTGCCTCCGTTTCCTTAGGTCGTACAATGTTCCTATGATGGTTTTAGGTGGTGGAGGTTACACCATCAGAAATGTCGCACGCTGCTGGTGCTACGAG ACAGCAGTTGCTGTTGGTGTTGAACCTGATAACAAATTGCCTTACAATGATTACTATGAGTACTTCGGTCCTGATTATACTCTTCATATCCAACCGAAAAGTGTGGAGAACCTGAATACTACAAAGGACTTGGAGAACATAAA GAACATGATATTGGAGAATCTCTCAAGGATAGAACATGTTCCCAGCACTCAGTTCCATGACAGGCCGTCAGATCCTGAAGCTCCAGAGGAG AAAGAGGAGGACATGGACAAGAGGCCACCTCAGCGCAGCAGATTATGGAGTGGAGGAGCTTATGACTCTGATAGAGAGGATCCTGACAACATGAAAAGTGAGAGTAAAGACCTAACTGCCAGCTCCAAGCTGAAG GATGAACCAAAGGATGATCTGTAG